One window from the genome of Clostridia bacterium encodes:
- a CDS encoding 5'-nucleotidase C-terminal domain-containing protein, with protein MLRRRPISLLACLSLVLALTIALAAPVLGAAQAETAAPTSNLTRAGAATMLVEAFKLSPISPLIVPEKVEKKFTYADSLLAIDESFAVPSADDIVAHPALKDIEGILKVRALAVTDGKFSPDAPISKRDFALAVARIVFGVDEPINYVARAAQYGVDLNPWMTDKPVTEVEAAAIVDWIVGNPEFTTVTMLVTTDIHGHIEPFLPGQSKHAIGGMSRMAKFVEEVRGRQPNTLLLDVGDAPYNTNVTNLFEGKPVMEIMNYMGYDAMCLGNHDFDFPQPVMERNARAAKFPFLSANTYRDGEYPGFLKPSIVKEVAGIRFAIIGLTDDESAVYTHPNNVKGITFKDHFVAAKEQVDAVRGAADVVIALAHLHGDNLVLPDKVRGIDIELAGGTDIVAFPQKVGNTWVISSGKHSELVSQLNMNFFGTELLGFNFGHVFMTENLPEDGCVTDLVRRYSDDLNAKMGEAIGATEVFLDGERGTVRLKESNLGNLVADSLRDITGADIALQNGGGVRASINVGPITLKDVYTVLPFDNRVVMIEATGKTIWEALENGVASYPSAAGAFLQVSGVEYTFDAAAAPGKRVVAVTVNGQPIDLGKTYKVVANDFLTGGGDHYDMLKSCRILLDTKLYLRDAMREYVIKVNPVSPGLEGRITVLNEPVK; from the coding sequence ATGCTAAGAAGACGTCCGATTTCCCTGCTTGCGTGTCTGTCCCTGGTCCTAGCCTTGACCATTGCGCTAGCAGCGCCAGTGCTCGGGGCTGCACAGGCGGAGACGGCTGCGCCAACTTCGAATCTCACCCGTGCGGGCGCTGCAACAATGCTTGTAGAGGCATTCAAGCTATCGCCAATCAGTCCCCTCATAGTGCCTGAAAAGGTGGAGAAGAAGTTCACCTACGCCGATAGCCTGCTCGCTATCGATGAATCGTTTGCTGTGCCGTCTGCGGACGACATCGTGGCGCATCCCGCTCTCAAGGATATCGAGGGCATTCTTAAGGTGCGCGCTCTTGCCGTGACAGACGGGAAATTCAGCCCCGATGCGCCCATTTCCAAGAGGGATTTCGCATTGGCAGTGGCCAGGATCGTTTTCGGTGTGGATGAACCCATCAACTATGTTGCCAGGGCTGCGCAGTACGGGGTTGATCTGAACCCTTGGATGACCGACAAGCCAGTCACGGAAGTGGAGGCCGCCGCAATTGTGGACTGGATCGTCGGAAACCCGGAATTCACGACCGTAACCATGCTGGTGACCACGGATATCCACGGCCACATCGAGCCGTTCCTGCCAGGGCAGTCGAAGCACGCCATAGGCGGGATGTCGAGGATGGCCAAGTTCGTGGAGGAGGTGCGCGGCCGCCAGCCGAACACCCTGCTTCTCGATGTGGGGGATGCGCCATACAACACTAACGTGACCAATCTCTTCGAGGGCAAGCCTGTGATGGAGATAATGAACTACATGGGCTATGACGCCATGTGCCTTGGCAATCATGATTTCGACTTCCCACAGCCCGTAATGGAGCGAAATGCGAGAGCCGCCAAGTTCCCGTTCCTCTCTGCGAATACCTATCGCGATGGGGAATATCCTGGCTTCCTCAAGCCATCGATCGTGAAAGAGGTTGCCGGCATCAGATTCGCAATCATCGGCCTTACCGATGATGAGAGCGCAGTTTACACCCATCCAAACAATGTAAAGGGCATCACCTTCAAGGACCACTTCGTCGCGGCCAAGGAGCAAGTCGATGCGGTTCGGGGCGCCGCAGATGTGGTTATCGCCCTGGCTCACCTCCACGGCGATAACCTCGTCCTGCCCGACAAGGTGCGCGGGATCGACATCGAGCTTGCCGGCGGAACCGATATCGTGGCCTTCCCTCAGAAGGTCGGGAACACCTGGGTAATCTCCTCGGGCAAGCACTCGGAACTCGTCTCCCAACTGAACATGAACTTCTTCGGGACGGAGTTGCTCGGGTTCAACTTCGGCCACGTTTTCATGACCGAGAACCTTCCTGAGGACGGGTGCGTGACGGACTTGGTCAGAAGGTACTCAGACGATCTCAACGCCAAGATGGGCGAGGCGATAGGGGCGACAGAGGTGTTCCTCGATGGTGAGCGAGGCACAGTGCGGCTGAAGGAGTCCAATCTGGGCAACCTGGTTGCAGACAGCCTTCGGGACATCACCGGGGCCGACATCGCTCTGCAGAACGGCGGAGGGGTCAGGGCCAGCATAAACGTGGGCCCCATAACTCTCAAAGACGTGTACACAGTCCTTCCATTCGACAACAGGGTCGTCATGATCGAAGCTACTGGGAAGACGATATGGGAAGCCCTCGAGAACGGCGTGGCCTCCTATCCGTCGGCCGCCGGCGCATTCCTGCAGGTGTCAGGTGTAGAATATACCTTCGATGCGGCCGCTGCGCCTGGCAAGCGCGTGGTTGCCGTAACAGTGAATGGGCAGCCAATCGACTTGGGCAAGACCTACAAGGTGGTCGCAAATGACTTCCTCACAGGCGGCGGAGACCACTACGATATGCTGAAGAGTTGCAGGATACTGCTGGACACCAAGCTCTACCTTCGAGATGCGATGCGGGAGTACGTAATCAAGGTGAACCCGGTATCGCCTGGGCTTGAGGGAAGGATCACCGTACTGAACGAGCCGGTGAAGTAA